Proteins found in one Nitratiruptor sp. SB155-2 genomic segment:
- a CDS encoding Sua5/YciO/YrdC/YwlC family protein, producing the protein MSNILDPKKIYLAQTDTTVGFLSQDDSKLANIKNRPPSKPFLIAVSSFSVLKYFVRVPNKYKKRVRRSKRSTFIYPNGKALRVIKSTEHYRFLKKFGWFYSTSANESGKRFERHWAVQKADIVVEDRRGLYESKPSKIFRLSQRKLKKIR; encoded by the coding sequence ATGAGTAATATCTTAGATCCAAAGAAAATCTATTTGGCTCAAACCGACACAACAGTCGGCTTCTTGAGTCAAGATGACTCCAAACTGGCAAATATCAAAAACCGACCTCCATCAAAACCCTTCTTGATAGCCGTTTCCTCTTTTTCAGTGTTGAAGTATTTTGTCAGAGTTCCTAACAAGTATAAAAAGAGAGTGAGACGATCGAAAAGGAGCACTTTTATCTATCCAAATGGTAAAGCATTGCGGGTTATCAAGAGTACAGAGCACTATAGATTTTTGAAAAAGTTTGGTTGGTTTTACTCAACGAGTGCCAATGAGAGTGGGAAAAGGTTTGAACGCCACTGGGCTGTTCAAAAAGCCGATATTGTGGTAGAAGATAGACGAGGTCTTTATGAAAGTAAGCCTTCAAAAATCTTTCGACTATCACAAAGAAAACTCAAAAAGATTCG